Sequence from the Mobula hypostoma chromosome 11, sMobHyp1.1, whole genome shotgun sequence genome:
CACCACAATtctaacgtgtggttattttgagttcctgtcgccttcctgtcggtTCGAACCAAACTGGTTATTCTCTCACCTGTCTCTTTAATATCCGGGATTGAACGTTTGTCAGACGAGGAGCGTTTGATTCCTCTGGCCCTCTActctttggaattcagaagaatgggggtgggggccttattgaaacctatcgaatggtgaaaggcgtcgatagagttgatgtggagagaatgttccctATGGCGGGGGAGTTTAAAACAAGAGGACACCGCCTCAGattagagagacatccatttagaacggagatggggaagaatttctttagccagagggtgatgtacCTACGGAGTTCGTTGCCATCggtagctgtgggggccaagttactgggtatatttaaggcagacgttgGTAGATTTTTGGCtagtcagggcaagaagggatacgGGGATAAGGGAGGAGATGGGGGCCGAGCGGGGgattggaccagccatgatgaaatagcggagcagacccgatgggccaaatggccggaTTCTGCTCTTATAATGATGGTCTTATAAGGCgatttcgcccacagaactgccgctcaccgatttacttatggttttattttcGCAAGATTCTCTGTAAGcgctagagattgttgtgcgtgaGAATCCCAGGAaaccagcattttctgagatactcaagccacaccgtctgacaccaacaatccttccacagttaaagtcacttcgatcatatttcttccccgttctgatgtttggtctgaacaataactgaacctcttgaccatgcttcTATGCATCAAAttactgccatatgattggccaattagatatttgcattcgcGAGCAGGTATACaagtttacctaataaagtggccatttagATTACATTCTGTTGCAACGTGTGTAAACTGTTCCACCGTGTCCCTTCTCACAAGTTCTGTGATCTGCTATGGAAATATTAAGAATGGCGAATGACCCTCAGCAACGTTACTCTGATAATGTCCCAAGAACCGTGTCGTTCCTCAATATATtagctttgattttttttaaagaagtctTATTTCTTGACGGAATAATTTAACATTACTATTTTGAATTCTATGAATCATAACCGACCTTATTAAATAGGCACAGACATCATAGATAATAGCTCACTATTTCTCTTGATATTAAAATAACTTAAGAGTATTCTGTGTGGTTTTTACATTAATTCGGTAACCGTAACTATATTTGGAACAAATAGCCTTCAGGAAAGTGCTGGAAGCAATAAAATTAATTCGGGTTCTGTGCATATGTTTATGTATATTTCTAGTTTTAAAAAGAGGTAGAAATATGTTTCCTGATTACAACTATATACATTGGGGACCATCTTAGTCCAAAGTCAGGATCGAATTTCTCTCTGAGTAACCATAACATTCTGTGACCAGGGCGTTGGGGATCTCGTTACTTGACACCTGCGATTATCCGTTGGATACAAATCAATGTTTTGCAATTTATTGAAGTCTCGATAGTTGCATAAATTATTGAATAACTTTTTGTATAatgtttttcctttctttttgtcttccccacagtccCACCAAGTGAGGGGAGTGATGAACATCCTGTTCCTTACTATGGTTATCTCATACTTCGGTTGCCTGAAAGCTGCCCCAATGAAAGAAGCTGGAGGCCGAGATCATGTCGCCTCGCTCTATTCCGGGACACTGGACGGTCTGGGTGGCGGAGGAAGGGGAGCGGACGTCTCTCCCCGTGGACTAGGAGTTTTGGCCAACACGGTAGAAcatgtgctggaagaactcttgGAGGAGGAGCCCGAGACCCAGCCGAACGACggcgggggaggaggaggaggaggcaaaGACGTGGATTTGTACTCGTCCCGGGTGATGCTGAGCGGCCAAGTGCCTTTGGAGCCCCCTTTGCTCTTTCTGATGGAGGAGTACAGGAACTACTTGGAGGCGGCCAATATGTCAGCGAGGGTTAGACGCCACTCGGACCCGGGCAGACGGGGCGAGCTCAGCGTCTGTGACAGTATTAGTCAGTGGGTGACGGCCGACAAGAAAAAGACAGCCGTAGACATGTCGGGCCAGACGGTCAGCGTCCTAGAGAAGATCCTCGTCCAGAACGGCCAACTCAAGCAGTACTTTTACGAGACCAAATGCAACCCCAAAGGTTTCACCAATGAAGGCTGCAGAGGGATAGACAAGAAGCATTGGAACTCACAGTGCAGAACCAGCCAATCTTACGTGCGAGCCCTCACCATGGATAGTAGGAAGAAAATTGGgtggagatttataaggatagaCACGTCGTGTGTATGTACATTAACCTTTAAGAGGGGAAGATAGTGAAttggtgtatatagattttatTGAGAAGTAATCTATTTGTATATATTACATACAGGGTAAATTATTCCGTCGAAATGATACAGAAAATTTTATGGACTGCATGTATAAATGAAGTTTATACAGTAAAAAAGTGGTTTTACGGTCTATTTATTGAACATATCCATGACccgaggaggggggaagagagacatccATATTGCGCACAACAAAACAATAAGCCTGTGTTACATTCCTCAGAATATCGTGGTTTGTTGAGTGACGTTGCCAAGACATGAAACGAAAGTAAAAAAAATAATACGTATTGCATGCTGCTTCCGTTGTTCGATACGAATCTGTCCATTGGAAAGTTCAAGATACATTCCGTTTACATTAGCCAGTAAGTGGTTATATTTCTTATTAGTATTATCTTTGTTGACTGCTTTACCTTCTACCGATAGCGTTGGAATTAAAAAGTCAAGGTGCTGTCTTCGATCtttatcagtttttttttattccctTGGGATTTAAATTAACAGGTTTAATTCTTGCTGTACGATGCACCATTCCAGACTGAAACTGGGTTGTTGACCATTCGTTTTTATTTCATTGTTTTAAAATCGGACATGCAGGAGAAGGACCATTGATGGACCGGCGTGTTTACGTCGATTCATTCGCCATCCATGCAAATAAAGTTGGGAGACCACAAAGGCCAGGGCAAAAGTCATCTGAATTTCACTGGTTGAATGCGTTATACATATTGCCTCTATTGTGTATTAGTAATAAACGTGTGGAAGTCTTGCAAACCATGAACCATTATTTGTATTTGTTGAGAATAACAACCACGCTTATGGAATTGGGGAGACAAGTTTTGAAAATGAGAGAGAAGGGCAGCTCTCTTGAGTCACAGCTGGAGTTCTATCCTGCCCCAGTATTGAAGTCAACTGTGGACTTCCTGCTAAATATATCCAAGTTCAGTGTCCGGCTTACTTGAATTAGTTAGCAGAATTCCAAAGGATTCGCCTCCCCTCACGCTAACTTCTGAGCACATATGTATCTCACAGTCATACTGCCGTTACATCTTGCACCAGAGGATAAATGCCAATCTACCACCTAAAgtagttca
This genomic interval carries:
- the bdnf gene encoding brain-derived neurotrophic factor isoform X2; its protein translation is MSHQVRGVMNILFLTMVISYFGCLKAAPMKEAGGRDHVASLYSGTLDGLGGGGRGADVSPRGLGVLANTVEHVLEELLEEEPETQPNDGGGGGGGGKDVDLYSSRVMLSGQVPLEPPLLFLMEEYRNYLEAANMSARVRRHSDPGRRGELSVCDSISQWVTADKKKTAVDMSGQTVSVLEKILVQNGQLKQYFYETKCNPKGFTNEGCRGIDKKHWNSQCRTSQSYVRALTMDSRKKIGWRFIRIDTSCVCTLTFKRGR
- the bdnf gene encoding brain-derived neurotrophic factor isoform X1; protein product: MSRYKGVLFVKWPEHIVYRNTHKSHQVRGVMNILFLTMVISYFGCLKAAPMKEAGGRDHVASLYSGTLDGLGGGGRGADVSPRGLGVLANTVEHVLEELLEEEPETQPNDGGGGGGGGKDVDLYSSRVMLSGQVPLEPPLLFLMEEYRNYLEAANMSARVRRHSDPGRRGELSVCDSISQWVTADKKKTAVDMSGQTVSVLEKILVQNGQLKQYFYETKCNPKGFTNEGCRGIDKKHWNSQCRTSQSYVRALTMDSRKKIGWRFIRIDTSCVCTLTFKRGR
- the bdnf gene encoding brain-derived neurotrophic factor isoform X3; protein product: MNILFLTMVISYFGCLKAAPMKEAGGRDHVASLYSGTLDGLGGGGRGADVSPRGLGVLANTVEHVLEELLEEEPETQPNDGGGGGGGGKDVDLYSSRVMLSGQVPLEPPLLFLMEEYRNYLEAANMSARVRRHSDPGRRGELSVCDSISQWVTADKKKTAVDMSGQTVSVLEKILVQNGQLKQYFYETKCNPKGFTNEGCRGIDKKHWNSQCRTSQSYVRALTMDSRKKIGWRFIRIDTSCVCTLTFKRGR